The proteins below are encoded in one region of Planctopirus limnophila DSM 3776:
- a CDS encoding ThuA domain-containing protein encodes MDQSLNKTRGFLAIAMLACGVMALSLGNVADAQEEQPVAAKAGETVSPIRALLISGGCCHDYPRQGIIISKGLAQRARIQVDVVEEGDGKKDHQVSKYNEANWADGYDVIIHNECFGDVKDEAFIRKILKAHMEGKPAIFIHCSMHSYRNAGDIADGWRELIGVTSRWHEKARPINVVNAMPQHPVMQGFPEKWITPTDELYVIEKVWPNCTPLATAFGPQTKTEHPVIWLNTLGKTKVFGTTLGHPNETMLSEEWLGVVTRGVLWTVDKLQENGQPVPGYEGSGITPIELPGLKPIPEKSLPVSR; translated from the coding sequence ATGGATCAATCTCTCAATAAAACTCGGGGCTTCTTGGCAATTGCGATGCTGGCCTGTGGTGTCATGGCGTTATCGCTCGGGAATGTCGCTGATGCGCAAGAAGAACAGCCTGTTGCCGCCAAAGCTGGCGAAACGGTGTCACCGATTCGTGCTCTGCTGATTTCAGGTGGGTGCTGCCACGATTATCCAAGGCAGGGAATCATCATCTCGAAAGGGTTGGCACAGCGGGCGCGGATTCAGGTCGATGTGGTTGAAGAAGGCGATGGCAAAAAGGACCATCAAGTATCGAAATACAACGAGGCGAACTGGGCCGATGGTTACGACGTGATCATCCACAACGAATGCTTCGGCGACGTTAAGGACGAAGCCTTTATTCGCAAGATCTTGAAGGCGCACATGGAAGGGAAGCCGGCAATTTTCATTCATTGCTCGATGCACAGTTATCGCAATGCGGGTGATATTGCCGATGGCTGGCGGGAACTGATTGGCGTCACCTCACGCTGGCACGAAAAGGCACGGCCAATAAATGTCGTCAACGCCATGCCCCAGCACCCTGTTATGCAGGGCTTTCCCGAAAAGTGGATTACGCCGACCGATGAATTGTATGTCATTGAAAAGGTTTGGCCGAACTGCACTCCGCTCGCGACCGCGTTCGGACCTCAAACCAAGACCGAGCATCCTGTGATCTGGTTGAACACATTGGGAAAAACCAAGGTGTTTGGCACCACTTTGGGGCATCCCAATGAGACGATGCTGAGCGAGGAGTGGTTGGGAGTCGTCACCCGGGGCGTGCTCTGGACAGTCGACAAACTGCAGGAAAATGGCCAGCCAGTGCCAGGCTACGAAGGGAGCGGCATCACACCCATTGAGCTCCCCGGATTAAAGCCAATCCCCGAAAAGTCTTTGCCAGTCTCACGTTAA
- a CDS encoding tetratricopeptide repeat protein, whose product MLSRQQPLSHDQSDPGQVTIGAHSYRLLSNVSLLSNLALLSNVAIIPHFMNRASRCSVDWSKFTTNALKTLICLVVTGGGICSLPTEADAQHQPTPRTSRSAFPQGQPYYPPHGGNSGYGGYRGRSYGGWGVVSTQGPGWVGGTFTSGGMITYNLPLFPAYYGGWGNYGAVPYYSTWGAFAPGMAGPIGGYSWGVTQTGPGWGPPIGGSVYTPVLGPNGFENRYVGTYGLGPLGGSIINSPSPGAPLPGINGGVPIGAGIIGPQGNMQPGNIPGGPIVDQFGIDAALVDPAQRPVAASSPDSKIKSLEAQSLGDHWFRQQQWAKAFTEYRKAVSLADDRGEAHFRTGLCLAAMGQFTSAVAYFKRALYLNPEIARDGESLVMLFGEDHDLARLNTIHRVSDWVRGDIRDTDRLFLLGLLLHFDRDPRSVEVLTAGLQMAGRGPHFETLLASQLAAAQPAPGEVQDQLPAIPGQNPSGLNPPPSDPLTNQPPRSLGQGVAQPQPRYSPVNPPTSSYTVIQPRGARSNPTIPPRTLPREPLFDPARPEPVPQSDLPPLPSKNVIDQQPPVPAIPQEAGRDSLPMQPSPLPPPPVAPLPEDGPPTRPTVPEAGSSGNMPVVVPQLPGMSGATAGTSKQVPTKPKPPVSSTGPMLPPPSP is encoded by the coding sequence ATGCTTTCCAGACAGCAGCCTCTTTCCCATGACCAGAGTGATCCAGGGCAGGTCACGATTGGTGCCCATTCCTATCGGCTGTTGAGCAATGTCTCGCTGTTGAGCAATCTCGCGCTGTTGAGTAATGTCGCAATCATTCCGCACTTCATGAATCGAGCCAGCCGGTGTTCTGTCGATTGGTCTAAGTTCACAACGAACGCGTTGAAAACCTTGATCTGCCTGGTCGTCACTGGTGGCGGAATCTGTTCCCTTCCAACTGAAGCTGACGCCCAGCATCAACCCACCCCCCGAACCTCACGTTCCGCGTTCCCGCAAGGTCAACCTTACTATCCACCCCATGGTGGAAATTCTGGCTATGGTGGATATCGCGGACGATCGTATGGCGGCTGGGGTGTGGTCAGCACGCAAGGCCCGGGCTGGGTGGGTGGCACATTCACTTCCGGTGGCATGATCACTTACAACCTGCCGTTGTTCCCCGCTTATTATGGCGGCTGGGGCAATTACGGCGCAGTGCCGTATTACTCAACCTGGGGTGCCTTTGCCCCCGGCATGGCTGGGCCGATTGGTGGTTATTCCTGGGGTGTCACCCAGACCGGGCCGGGCTGGGGGCCACCCATTGGTGGCAGCGTCTACACACCCGTGCTGGGGCCCAACGGCTTCGAGAACAGGTATGTGGGGACCTATGGCCTTGGCCCTTTGGGTGGCAGCATTATCAACTCCCCTTCGCCAGGCGCTCCGCTCCCCGGCATTAATGGTGGTGTACCCATTGGTGCGGGAATCATCGGCCCTCAAGGAAACATGCAGCCCGGGAACATTCCCGGCGGCCCGATTGTCGATCAATTCGGGATTGATGCCGCTTTGGTCGATCCGGCCCAACGCCCTGTCGCAGCTTCCAGTCCCGACTCAAAAATCAAAAGCCTGGAGGCCCAAAGCCTGGGAGATCACTGGTTTCGCCAGCAGCAATGGGCGAAAGCCTTTACTGAGTACCGCAAAGCAGTGAGCCTGGCAGATGACCGGGGTGAAGCCCATTTCCGCACAGGTCTATGTCTGGCTGCCATGGGCCAGTTCACGTCGGCTGTAGCGTACTTCAAACGGGCTTTGTATCTGAATCCGGAAATCGCCCGAGACGGCGAATCACTTGTGATGCTTTTCGGCGAAGACCACGATCTCGCACGCTTGAATACGATTCATCGCGTCAGTGACTGGGTGCGCGGTGACATCCGAGATACCGACCGCCTGTTTTTGCTGGGGCTGCTGCTGCATTTTGATCGCGACCCGCGATCAGTTGAAGTTCTGACGGCGGGCCTGCAGATGGCTGGTCGCGGCCCTCATTTTGAAACACTTCTGGCCAGTCAGTTGGCTGCCGCGCAGCCAGCCCCTGGCGAAGTACAAGATCAACTTCCTGCCATCCCTGGACAAAACCCTTCGGGATTGAATCCACCCCCGTCTGATCCATTAACGAACCAGCCCCCGCGGTCTTTGGGGCAGGGGGTGGCACAGCCGCAGCCCAGGTACTCCCCTGTGAATCCTCCCACGTCGAGCTATACAGTCATTCAACCACGTGGCGCCCGCAGCAATCCCACAATTCCACCGCGAACCTTGCCTCGGGAACCGCTGTTTGACCCTGCTCGTCCAGAACCAGTCCCTCAGAGTGATTTACCACCGTTACCATCAAAAAACGTCATTGATCAGCAGCCACCTGTCCCGGCGATCCCTCAGGAAGCAGGCCGGGATTCGCTGCCAATGCAGCCTTCGCCTTTGCCGCCCCCACCAGTCGCACCTCTTCCTGAGGACGGACCACCCACCAGACCGACGGTTCCTGAAGCGGGCAGTTCCGGCAATATGCCAGTC